Proteins encoded within one genomic window of Bradyrhizobium sp. CB1717:
- a CDS encoding MFS transporter, whose protein sequence is MNSPSRVISFVNAGHFIDHYSMLIFAAAVIIMGPALGMAYSELLPYATPGFIAFGAGSLLTGWLGDRWSRRHMMLIFFVGIGLSMISVGFVQTPVQLGAALLAIGIFASIYHPVGTAMIVSYADRLGREMGINGVWGNLGVASSALVTGVIGQYLGWRLAFIVPGVVTVLIGIAFAMMVVHEDRKGSKQAAAQARVAKQDMWRVILALLIVVIAISTTFNAVTVALPKLFAERLADLTKSPALLGVIAACVYVFGAMTQYTIGRLLDRYSLKTVALPLSFMLAPFLYLAASLDNLPLILVSIGIVMGAFGQVTVNDAMVGKYTTEEWRSRAYAVRYFVGFTAAGASVGLVAWLYEQGGFVTMLHAFAALCLLAIAAALILPREIRTPQAA, encoded by the coding sequence ATGAACAGCCCCAGCCGGGTCATCAGTTTCGTCAACGCAGGCCATTTCATCGACCACTATTCGATGCTGATCTTCGCCGCCGCGGTGATCATCATGGGCCCGGCGCTCGGCATGGCCTATTCGGAGCTGCTGCCTTACGCGACGCCGGGCTTCATCGCCTTCGGCGCCGGCTCGCTGCTCACCGGCTGGCTCGGGGACCGCTGGAGCCGCCGCCACATGATGCTGATCTTCTTCGTCGGCATCGGTCTCTCCATGATCTCGGTCGGCTTCGTGCAGACGCCGGTGCAGCTCGGCGCCGCGCTGCTCGCGATCGGCATCTTCGCCTCGATCTACCATCCCGTCGGCACCGCCATGATCGTGTCCTATGCCGACCGGCTCGGCCGCGAGATGGGCATCAACGGCGTCTGGGGCAATCTCGGCGTCGCTTCGTCCGCGCTGGTGACCGGCGTGATCGGTCAATATCTCGGCTGGCGCCTTGCGTTCATCGTTCCCGGCGTGGTCACGGTCCTGATCGGCATCGCGTTTGCGATGATGGTCGTGCACGAGGACCGCAAGGGCTCGAAGCAGGCGGCGGCGCAGGCGCGCGTGGCAAAACAGGACATGTGGCGCGTGATCCTGGCGCTGCTGATCGTGGTGATCGCGATCTCCACGACCTTCAACGCCGTCACCGTCGCGCTGCCGAAGCTCTTTGCCGAACGTCTCGCCGATCTGACCAAAAGCCCGGCGCTGCTAGGCGTCATCGCGGCCTGTGTCTACGTGTTCGGCGCGATGACGCAGTACACGATCGGCCGGCTGCTCGACCGTTACTCGCTGAAGACGGTAGCGCTGCCGCTGTCCTTCATGCTGGCGCCGTTCCTGTATCTCGCCGCGAGCCTGGATAACCTGCCGTTGATTCTGGTCTCGATCGGCATCGTCATGGGCGCGTTCGGCCAGGTCACGGTGAACGACGCCATGGTCGGCAAATACACCACGGAAGAATGGCGCTCGCGCGCCTATGCCGTGCGCTATTTCGTCGGCTTCACCGCGGCCGGCGCGTCCGTCGGCCTCGTCGCCTGGCTCTACGAGCAGGGCGGCTTCGTCACCATGCTGCACGCCTTCGCCGCACTCTGCCTGCTCGCGATCGCCGCCGCGCTGATCCTGCCGCGGGAGATCAGGACGCCGCAGGCGGCGTGA
- a CDS encoding cation:proton antiporter, with the protein MQWSLLRPVGLVPAVLVLTTIAAGAEGGKSAGPAESLLILQIVLLIVVGRGLGEIMQRIGQPSVIGELLAGILLGPSLLGWLWPEAQHAIFPKTPEQKAMIDGIAQFGILLLLLLTGMETDLKLVRKVGKAAIAISIAGIVVPFACGFLLGEFLPDALLPNPQQRLVASLFMGTALSISSVKIVAVVVREMNFMRRDVGQIIVATAVIDDTIGWIIIAVIFSLASHNTLDIGSVAKAVLGTLVFLAVSFTIGRRLVFQLIRWANDTLVSTAPVITVILLLMGTMALITHLIGVHTVLGAFVAGILVGESPILTRQIDERLRGLISSFFMPVFFGLAGLAADLSVLRDPNLLMLTGLLVVIASVGKFGGAFVGGTLGGLNTRESLALASGMNARGSTEVIIATIGLSIGVLSQNLFTMIVTMAIVTTMAMPPMLRAALARLPMNKEEKERLEREEFEKRGFVANLERPLLAVDESVNATFAAHVAGLIAGMRGLPITVLHVGKRATEQEGGRDGEESHEAVVKRAAETVSASSDSGTGNVDVVTRARRAELSEAIADEARKGFDLLIVGVDKVAATKDRFDRKIEDIAAKFEGPLAIVAAKGKHLKQPMPEGLNILVPISGSGVSKRGAEVAVALTQAGSGSLRVIYVATTRDKGAQRGASRGLSQETGILKDASDLAARYDVDITTTLRVNRAPEAAILREIDTTDADLVVMGVDRIQGKHLSFGGVADTVLRQSKVSVLLVSSGEARQTSTEKA; encoded by the coding sequence ATGCAGTGGAGCCTGCTCCGACCGGTCGGCCTCGTCCCCGCGGTGCTCGTCCTCACCACCATTGCAGCGGGCGCCGAAGGCGGCAAATCGGCCGGCCCCGCCGAGTCCCTCCTGATTCTCCAGATCGTGCTGTTGATCGTCGTCGGCCGCGGTCTCGGCGAGATCATGCAGCGCATCGGCCAGCCCTCGGTGATCGGCGAATTGCTCGCCGGCATCCTGCTCGGGCCGTCGCTGCTCGGCTGGCTCTGGCCGGAGGCGCAGCACGCCATCTTTCCCAAGACACCCGAGCAGAAGGCGATGATCGACGGCATCGCCCAGTTCGGCATCCTGCTGTTGTTGCTGCTGACCGGCATGGAGACCGATCTCAAGCTGGTCAGGAAGGTCGGCAAGGCCGCGATCGCGATCTCGATCGCCGGCATCGTCGTGCCCTTCGCCTGCGGCTTCCTGCTCGGAGAATTCCTGCCCGATGCGCTGCTGCCAAATCCGCAGCAGCGTCTGGTCGCCTCGCTGTTCATGGGCACCGCGCTGTCGATCTCCTCCGTGAAGATCGTCGCCGTGGTCGTCCGCGAGATGAATTTCATGCGCCGCGATGTCGGGCAGATCATCGTCGCGACCGCCGTGATCGACGATACCATCGGCTGGATCATCATCGCCGTCATTTTCAGCCTGGCCTCGCATAACACGCTGGATATCGGCTCGGTGGCGAAGGCCGTGCTGGGCACGCTGGTCTTTCTCGCGGTCAGCTTCACCATCGGCCGCCGCCTGGTGTTCCAGCTCATCCGCTGGGCCAACGATACGCTGGTCAGCACCGCGCCTGTCATCACGGTCATTCTGCTGCTGATGGGCACGATGGCGCTGATCACGCACCTGATCGGCGTGCACACGGTGCTGGGTGCTTTCGTCGCCGGCATCCTGGTCGGCGAGTCGCCGATCCTGACGCGGCAGATCGACGAGCGCCTGCGCGGCCTGATCTCGAGCTTCTTCATGCCGGTGTTCTTCGGTCTCGCCGGTCTTGCCGCCGATCTGTCGGTGCTGCGCGACCCCAATCTCCTGATGCTCACCGGCCTCTTGGTCGTGATCGCCAGCGTCGGCAAGTTCGGCGGCGCGTTCGTCGGGGGCACATTGGGCGGCCTGAACACTCGGGAGTCGCTGGCGCTCGCCAGCGGCATGAATGCGCGCGGTTCGACCGAGGTGATCATCGCGACCATCGGCCTGTCCATCGGCGTGCTCAGCCAGAACCTGTTCACGATGATCGTGACCATGGCGATTGTGACCACGATGGCGATGCCGCCGATGCTGCGCGCGGCGCTGGCCAGGCTGCCGATGAACAAGGAGGAGAAGGAGCGCCTCGAGCGCGAGGAATTCGAGAAGCGCGGCTTCGTCGCCAACCTCGAACGTCCCCTGCTGGCGGTCGACGAGAGCGTCAACGCCACCTTCGCCGCCCACGTCGCGGGTCTGATCGCCGGCATGCGCGGCCTGCCGATCACCGTGCTGCATGTCGGCAAGCGCGCCACCGAGCAGGAGGGGGGCCGCGACGGGGAGGAGAGCCATGAAGCCGTGGTGAAGCGGGCGGCCGAAACGGTCTCCGCCAGTAGCGATAGCGGTACCGGTAATGTCGATGTCGTCACGCGTGCGCGGCGCGCGGAGCTCAGCGAGGCCATCGCAGACGAGGCGCGCAAGGGCTTTGATCTCCTCATTGTCGGCGTCGACAAGGTCGCCGCCACAAAAGATCGCTTTGACCGGAAGATCGAGGACATCGCCGCGAAGTTCGAAGGACCGCTCGCGATCGTCGCGGCCAAAGGCAAGCATTTGAAGCAACCGATGCCGGAAGGACTCAACATCCTCGTTCCGATCTCCGGCAGCGGCGTCTCCAAGCGCGGCGCCGAGGTCGCGGTCGCGCTGACGCAGGCGGGATCAGGCTCGCTCCGGGTGATCTATGTGGCGACGACGCGGGACAAGGGCGCGCAACGCGGGGCCTCCCGCGGCCTTAGCCAGGAAACCGGTATCCTGAAGGACGCCAGCGATCTCGCTGCCCGTTACGATGTCGACATCACCACGACCTTGCGCGTGAACCGGGCGCCGGAGGCCGCGATCCTGCGCGAGATCGACACCACCGATGCCGATCTCGTTGTCATGGGCGTCGACCGCATCCAGGGCAAGCATCTCTCCTTCGGCGGCGTCGCCGACACCGTGCTGAGGCAGTCGAAGGTCTCGGTGCTGCTGGTGTCGAGCGGCGAGGCACGGCAGACGTCGACGGAGAAGGCTTAG
- a CDS encoding multidrug efflux RND transporter permease subunit, with protein sequence MISKFFIERPVLSNVIALLMILIGGVALFNLAIAQYPDVVPPTVQVTTRYPGASAKTVIDTVALPIEQQVNGVEDMLYMQSYSGSDGTYTLTVTFKIGTDLNFAQVLVQNRVSSALAQLPQAVQNQGVTVQKKSTAILLFVTLTSPEAKYDSLYLSNYATINIRDELSRLPGVGNVTVFGAGQYSMRVWLDPNKLQVRGLVPQDVINAIQQQSQQVSAGQVGAPPTPPGQAFQYTLNVNGRLDDTTQFENIIVKTGTSGDVTRVRDVGWVELGAQTYSQIFSLNKQPATGIGVFQSPGANALQVEQAVEKKMAELSKRFPEGIKYDTPFDTTKFVQASVHEVYMTLIEAGLLVLVVILVFLQDWRAMLVPATTVPVTIIGAFAAMAALGFTINMSTLFAIVLAIGIVVDDAIVVVEGAAHNIEQGMNGHDAAIRAMDQLFAPIVGITLVLISVFLPASFLAGLTGRIYSQFALVIAATALLSAINAATLKPTQCALWLRPTVPPEQRNFFYRGFNNVYDRVERGYTRLITFLVRHATVSVAVALVLIGVGGYGLSRVPTGFLPIEDQGYLIAAIQLPDGASLERTQKVLDRASDIIKDAPGVAQVITIAGISALDSSASLANAGVAYIILKDWDARKGPGEDLRSLVFGLNDKLAVIMEARTIVLPPPPIQGIGNAAGFSMQVELRDGNSDFAKLQAITGAMVTNGQSQSALQRVQSSFRSSVPQFNVEIDRIKTQTLHVTTDQVFSALSTYLGSSYVNQFNKFGRVFQVYTQADPAFRVTERDIANMQVRNSNGDMIPIGTVATITPATGPSLISLYNLYPSSTIIGLPAQGYSSGQSLQLMEEIADKTLPPGTGYEWTAMSYQEKAVSNQIYWVFGLAMLLVYLVLAGQYESWYAPISVILAVPLSLIGPMLILSGLKIDNNLYCQIGLILLIALSAKNAILIVEVGLELHGRDGKPILESAIEAARARFRPILMTSFAFILGVVPLVLATGAGASARKSIGITVFSGMLASTCLAVLFVPAFFVVVQRFENWRASKKAPKPQPVAEVKG encoded by the coding sequence ATGATCTCAAAGTTCTTCATCGAGCGGCCGGTCCTCTCGAACGTCATCGCGCTCCTGATGATCCTGATCGGCGGCGTCGCGCTGTTCAACCTCGCCATCGCGCAATATCCCGACGTGGTGCCGCCGACGGTGCAGGTCACCACGCGCTATCCCGGCGCCAGCGCCAAGACCGTGATCGACACGGTCGCCTTGCCGATCGAGCAGCAGGTCAACGGCGTCGAGGACATGCTCTACATGCAGTCCTACAGCGGCTCCGACGGCACCTACACGCTGACCGTCACCTTCAAGATCGGCACCGACCTGAACTTCGCGCAGGTGCTGGTGCAGAACCGTGTCTCCAGCGCGCTGGCGCAGCTGCCGCAGGCGGTGCAGAACCAGGGCGTCACCGTCCAGAAGAAATCGACCGCGATCCTGCTGTTCGTGACGCTGACCTCGCCCGAGGCGAAGTATGACAGCCTCTATTTGAGCAACTACGCCACCATCAACATCCGCGACGAGCTCTCCCGCCTGCCCGGCGTCGGCAACGTCACGGTGTTCGGTGCCGGCCAATATTCGATGCGGGTGTGGCTCGATCCGAACAAGCTGCAAGTCCGTGGCCTGGTGCCGCAGGACGTCATCAACGCAATCCAGCAGCAGAGCCAGCAGGTCTCCGCCGGCCAGGTCGGCGCACCGCCGACGCCGCCGGGCCAGGCGTTCCAGTACACGCTCAACGTCAACGGACGGCTCGACGACACCACCCAGTTCGAGAACATCATCGTCAAGACGGGCACCAGCGGCGACGTCACGCGGGTGCGCGACGTCGGCTGGGTCGAGCTCGGCGCGCAGACCTACAGCCAGATCTTCTCGCTCAACAAGCAGCCCGCCACCGGCATCGGCGTGTTCCAGTCGCCCGGCGCCAACGCGCTCCAGGTCGAGCAGGCGGTCGAGAAGAAGATGGCCGAGCTCTCCAAGCGCTTCCCGGAAGGCATCAAATACGACACGCCGTTCGACACCACCAAATTCGTGCAGGCCTCGGTGCACGAGGTCTACATGACGCTGATCGAGGCCGGCCTGCTGGTGCTGGTCGTGATCCTGGTCTTCCTGCAGGACTGGCGCGCGATGCTGGTGCCGGCGACGACCGTGCCCGTCACCATCATCGGCGCGTTCGCCGCGATGGCCGCGCTCGGCTTCACCATCAACATGTCGACGCTGTTTGCGATCGTGCTCGCGATCGGCATCGTCGTCGACGACGCCATCGTGGTGGTGGAAGGCGCCGCGCACAACATCGAGCAAGGCATGAACGGCCACGACGCCGCGATCCGGGCGATGGACCAGCTGTTCGCGCCAATCGTCGGCATCACCTTGGTGCTGATCTCGGTGTTCTTGCCTGCCTCGTTCCTCGCGGGCCTGACAGGCCGCATCTACTCGCAATTCGCGCTGGTGATCGCGGCGACCGCGCTCTTGTCCGCCATCAACGCGGCGACCTTGAAGCCGACGCAATGCGCATTATGGCTGCGGCCGACGGTGCCGCCGGAGCAGCGCAACTTCTTCTATCGCGGCTTCAACAACGTCTATGACCGGGTCGAGCGCGGCTATACGCGGCTGATCACCTTCCTGGTCCGGCACGCCACGGTGTCGGTCGCGGTCGCCTTGGTGCTGATCGGGGTCGGCGGCTACGGCCTGTCGCGAGTGCCGACCGGCTTCCTGCCGATCGAGGACCAGGGCTATCTGATCGCCGCCATCCAGCTCCCCGACGGCGCCTCGCTGGAGCGGACCCAGAAGGTGCTCGATCGTGCCAGCGATATCATCAAGGATGCGCCGGGCGTGGCGCAGGTCATCACCATCGCCGGCATCTCCGCGCTGGACAGCAGCGCGAGCCTTGCCAATGCCGGCGTCGCCTACATCATCCTGAAGGATTGGGATGCACGCAAAGGCCCCGGCGAGGATCTGCGCTCGCTGGTCTTTGGCCTCAACGACAAGCTCGCCGTGATCATGGAGGCGCGCACCATCGTGCTGCCGCCGCCGCCGATCCAGGGCATCGGCAACGCCGCCGGCTTCTCGATGCAGGTCGAGCTGCGCGACGGCAACAGCGATTTCGCCAAGCTGCAGGCCATCACCGGCGCAATGGTCACCAACGGCCAGAGCCAGAGCGCGCTGCAGCGCGTGCAGTCCTCGTTCCGTTCCTCGGTGCCGCAATTCAACGTCGAGATCGACCGCATCAAGACCCAGACGCTGCACGTGACCACCGACCAGGTGTTCTCGGCGCTGTCGACCTATCTCGGCTCGTCCTACGTCAACCAGTTCAACAAGTTCGGCCGCGTGTTCCAGGTCTACACGCAGGCCGATCCCGCCTTCCGCGTCACCGAGCGCGACATCGCCAACATGCAGGTGCGCAACTCGAACGGCGACATGATCCCGATCGGCACCGTCGCCACGATCACACCGGCGACGGGGCCGTCGCTGATCAGCCTCTACAATCTCTATCCCTCCTCGACCATCATCGGCCTGCCGGCACAGGGCTACTCCTCCGGCCAGTCGCTGCAACTGATGGAGGAGATCGCGGACAAGACGCTGCCGCCCGGCACCGGCTATGAATGGACCGCGATGTCGTACCAGGAGAAGGCGGTCTCGAACCAGATCTACTGGGTGTTCGGGCTTGCCATGCTGCTGGTCTATCTCGTGCTCGCCGGCCAGTATGAGAGCTGGTACGCGCCGATCTCGGTGATCCTCGCGGTGCCGCTGTCGCTGATCGGACCGATGCTGATCCTGAGCGGCCTCAAGATCGACAACAACCTCTATTGCCAGATCGGCCTGATCCTCCTGATCGCGCTGTCGGCGAAGAACGCCATCCTGATCGTCGAGGTCGGGCTCGAACTGCACGGCCGCGACGGCAAGCCGATCCTGGAGTCGGCGATCGAGGCGGCGCGCGCCCGCTTCCGGCCGATCCTGATGACGTCGTTCGCCTTCATCCTCGGCGTGGTGCCGCTGGTGCTCGCGACCGGCGCCGGCGCCAGCGCCCGCAAGTCGATCGGCATCACGGTGTTCTCGGGCATGCTGGCCTCGACCTGTCTCGCGGTGCTGTTCGTGCCGGCCTTCTTCGTGGTGGTGCAGCGCTTTGAGAACTGGCGCGCGTCGAAGAAGGCGCCGAAGCCGCAGCCGGTGGCCGAGGTGAAAGGATAG
- a CDS encoding efflux RND transporter periplasmic adaptor subunit, whose product MTCANPTSLAHRNGAWRHVGRALAAASAVIALAGCEDKNTFVAPPPPKVDVATPVQRPVTRYVEATGNTAPIKSVDLVARVQGFLQSIDYQDGSFVKQGTQLFTIEPETYKLKVEQAKAAEVGAQATVKQAEADYKRQVELVQRQAVSQSTLDTSTSTRDNAQASLQQAQVNTRLAEVNYGYTNVTAPFDGIVSAHLVSVGELVGVSSPTQLATIVAMDPIWVNFTVNEQDVLRIRAEATRRGLTVADLKQLPVQVGLQTETGYPHEGHLDYVSPTLNTSTGTLAVRGVIPNDKRALLPGYFVRVRVPFDQEKSALLVPDTALGSDQGGRYLLVVNNDNVVEQRKVQIGPTDNGLRVVESGLKPDDRVVIAGLLRVIPGQKIDPQVTKIDQSQASTK is encoded by the coding sequence ATGACCTGCGCGAATCCCACATCGCTCGCCCATCGCAATGGCGCGTGGAGACATGTCGGACGGGCGCTGGCCGCCGCGAGCGCCGTGATCGCGCTCGCCGGCTGCGAGGACAAGAACACCTTCGTGGCCCCGCCACCGCCGAAGGTGGATGTGGCTACACCGGTGCAGCGGCCGGTGACGCGCTATGTCGAGGCCACCGGCAACACCGCGCCGATCAAGAGCGTCGATCTCGTCGCACGCGTGCAGGGCTTCCTACAATCGATCGACTATCAGGACGGCAGCTTCGTCAAGCAGGGCACCCAGCTGTTCACGATCGAGCCGGAAACGTACAAGCTCAAGGTCGAGCAGGCGAAGGCCGCAGAGGTCGGCGCGCAGGCCACGGTCAAGCAGGCGGAAGCCGATTACAAGCGGCAGGTCGAGCTGGTGCAGCGCCAGGCGGTCTCGCAGTCCACCCTGGACACCTCGACATCGACCCGCGACAACGCTCAGGCCAGCCTCCAGCAGGCCCAGGTCAATACCAGGCTCGCCGAGGTCAATTACGGCTACACCAACGTGACCGCGCCGTTCGACGGTATCGTCAGCGCGCACCTGGTTTCGGTGGGCGAGCTCGTCGGCGTCTCCTCCCCGACCCAGCTCGCGACCATCGTCGCCATGGACCCGATCTGGGTGAACTTCACCGTCAACGAGCAGGACGTCCTTCGCATTCGCGCCGAAGCGACCCGCCGCGGGCTGACCGTCGCCGACCTCAAACAGTTGCCGGTCCAGGTGGGCCTGCAGACCGAGACTGGCTATCCGCATGAAGGCCACCTCGACTACGTCTCGCCGACCCTCAACACATCGACAGGCACGCTCGCGGTGCGCGGCGTCATACCCAACGACAAGCGGGCGCTGCTGCCCGGCTATTTCGTCCGCGTCCGCGTGCCCTTCGACCAGGAGAAGAGCGCCCTCCTCGTCCCCGACACCGCGCTCGGCAGCGACCAGGGCGGCCGCTATCTCCTCGTCGTCAACAACGACAATGTCGTCGAGCAGCGCAAGGTGCAGATCGGGCCGACCGACAACGGCCTGCGCGTGGTCGAAAGCGGCCTCAAGCCGGACGACCGCGTCGTGATCGCGGGGCTGCTGCGCGTGATCCCGGGCCAGAAGATCGACCCGCAGGTGACGAAGATCGACCAGTCCCAGGCGTCCACCAAGTAG
- a CDS encoding ABC transporter substrate-binding protein, with protein sequence MPTILHSALAGLVLAATLAMPALADGVKDEVAPTGKLRVAIAISPAGGAFWSTKTEAGYAGVPVDLGKEMAAQLGVPVEYVVHQNSGQITDAASKGTWDVTWLPKDPERETKMLFGPIYEVADATYIVKPGSSITNFATLDQAGIKVAAVNATTTMRGAIAHLKNATVTGYQTYDEIFGLLKSGEIDAFALSRDQLNKMAQKIPGTRVLDETFKKTVTAVAVPLGHSQALAFVTKFMNEAVTNGTLRKAYDNNGLKDTPIRTE encoded by the coding sequence ATGCCCACGATCCTCCACTCGGCCCTTGCCGGCCTCGTTCTCGCAGCGACCCTCGCCATGCCCGCGCTAGCCGATGGCGTGAAGGACGAGGTCGCGCCGACCGGCAAGCTCCGGGTTGCGATCGCGATCAGCCCGGCGGGCGGCGCGTTCTGGTCGACCAAGACGGAAGCAGGCTACGCCGGCGTGCCCGTCGATCTCGGCAAGGAGATGGCCGCGCAGCTCGGTGTACCCGTCGAATATGTCGTGCACCAGAATTCCGGGCAGATCACTGACGCCGCCTCAAAGGGCACCTGGGACGTCACATGGCTGCCCAAGGATCCCGAGCGCGAGACCAAGATGCTGTTCGGCCCGATCTACGAGGTCGCTGACGCCACCTACATCGTCAAGCCGGGTTCGAGCATCACCAATTTCGCCACGCTCGACCAGGCGGGCATCAAGGTTGCGGCCGTCAACGCCACGACCACCATGCGCGGCGCCATTGCGCATCTGAAGAACGCGACGGTGACGGGCTATCAGACATACGATGAAATCTTCGGCCTGCTGAAGAGCGGCGAGATCGACGCCTTCGCGTTGTCACGCGACCAGCTCAACAAGATGGCGCAGAAGATTCCGGGGACACGCGTGCTCGACGAGACCTTCAAGAAGACGGTGACCGCCGTCGCCGTCCCGCTCGGCCATAGCCAGGCGCTGGCTTTCGTCACCAAATTCATGAACGAAGCGGTGACGAACGGCACGTTGCGGAAGGCCTATGACAATAACGGGCTGAAGGACACGCCGATCCGCACCGAATAG
- a CDS encoding GNAT family N-acetyltransferase: MASELQIRAFSPADAAAVRELFIQVNRLLAPAHLAEAFEGYITRSLAEEIDRLSDYYASRNGGFWVVVDDGEMVGMFGLEAQGEHAMELRRMYVAPGARRRGIARRMMAFAEQECRRRNRLQLQLSTSELQQDALALYRNAGYENVREEIADAASNKTLGGGIRRYHFTKRL, encoded by the coding sequence GTGGCAAGCGAGCTCCAGATCCGCGCTTTCTCGCCGGCCGATGCAGCCGCTGTGCGGGAGCTGTTCATACAGGTGAATCGTCTGCTGGCGCCTGCACATCTGGCGGAGGCGTTTGAGGGATACATCACCCGCTCCCTCGCGGAGGAGATCGATCGTCTCTCCGATTACTATGCGAGCAGGAACGGCGGTTTCTGGGTCGTCGTCGATGACGGCGAAATGGTCGGCATGTTTGGACTGGAGGCCCAGGGCGAGCACGCGATGGAATTGCGCCGCATGTACGTTGCTCCCGGCGCGCGGCGCCGGGGTATCGCGCGACGGATGATGGCGTTTGCGGAGCAGGAGTGCCGTCGCCGCAATCGGCTGCAATTGCAGTTGAGTACGTCCGAGCTTCAGCAGGACGCGCTGGCGCTGTATCGAAACGCCGGATACGAGAACGTGCGCGAAGAAATTGCCGATGCCGCCAGCAACAAGACACTGGGCGGCGGCATTCGTCGCTATCATTTCACAAAGCGGCTCTGA
- a CDS encoding beta-propeller fold lactonase family protein encodes MTTALHRRRRRAALVATSLAGLANFAHAEIVVSANDGKMVLENGTAVVRKQPLPDTVSVIDFTDGALKLLGEVPAPASVVGPPPSVAIAPDGAFALVTGAMKIDPADPTKAVPDDKLSVIDLKSSPPKVLATHQAGAGAAGVSINRAGTLALVANRSEGTVSVFAISGSTLTPAGKIQLGDAKSGPSHAVFSRDGATALVTRDGDSKISLLTVDGTKVEYAKRDLSAGIRPYDIDLTGSAAAVVGNVGAGSGDNDTISLIDMTAKPIRVVSTVTVGQTPEAVKMSPDGSHVAVTVMNGSNKPSASPFFNDFGLLKVYRISGTELTPVAEAKIGHWCQGMVWSKDSKHVVAQCMVENELIAFAFDGKALTRTSTLKLQVSPAGIRTAEP; translated from the coding sequence ATGACAACCGCTCTTCACAGGCGCAGGCGCCGTGCCGCTCTGGTCGCCACGTCTCTGGCCGGCCTTGCCAATTTCGCCCACGCCGAGATCGTCGTCAGCGCCAATGACGGCAAGATGGTGCTGGAGAACGGCACTGCCGTGGTACGCAAGCAGCCGCTGCCGGATACGGTCAGCGTCATCGACTTCACCGACGGCGCGTTGAAACTGCTGGGCGAGGTGCCGGCGCCTGCCAGCGTGGTCGGCCCGCCGCCGAGCGTGGCAATTGCGCCGGACGGTGCCTTTGCGCTGGTGACTGGCGCGATGAAGATCGATCCGGCGGATCCGACCAAGGCGGTGCCTGACGACAAGCTCTCGGTCATCGACCTGAAGTCCTCCCCGCCTAAAGTGCTCGCGACCCACCAGGCCGGCGCGGGCGCGGCCGGCGTCTCGATCAATCGCGCGGGCACGCTGGCGCTCGTTGCGAACCGCAGCGAGGGCACGGTCTCGGTCTTTGCGATCAGCGGGAGCACGCTGACGCCGGCCGGCAAGATCCAGCTTGGTGATGCCAAGTCGGGCCCGAGCCACGCCGTGTTCTCGCGCGACGGCGCGACCGCGCTGGTCACCCGCGACGGCGACAGCAAGATCTCGCTGCTCACCGTGGACGGGACCAAGGTCGAGTACGCCAAGCGCGACCTCTCCGCGGGCATCCGCCCCTACGACATCGACCTCACCGGCAGCGCTGCGGCCGTCGTCGGCAATGTCGGCGCCGGCAGCGGCGACAACGACACGATCAGCCTGATCGACATGACCGCCAAGCCGATCCGCGTCGTCTCGACCGTCACCGTCGGGCAGACGCCTGAGGCGGTGAAGATGTCACCGGACGGCAGCCATGTCGCAGTGACCGTCATGAACGGCTCGAACAAGCCGTCGGCCTCGCCCTTCTTCAACGATTTCGGCCTGCTCAAGGTCTACAGGATTTCGGGGACCGAACTCACGCCAGTGGCGGAAGCCAAGATCGGCCATTGGTGCCAGGGCATGGTTTGGTCGAAGGACTCCAAGCATGTCGTTGCGCAGTGCATGGTCGAAAACGAGCTGATCGCGTTCGCGTTCGACGGCAAGGCGCTGACCAGGACGTCCACGCTCAAGCTGCAGGTGAGCCCCGCGGGCATTCGCACCGCGGAGCCCTGA